In one Deltaproteobacteria bacterium genomic region, the following are encoded:
- a CDS encoding crotonase/enoyl-CoA hydratase family protein, with the protein MLILSEKTGAITTIIINRPEVKNAVDRDTSRALADAFRDFESDQKARVAVLTGAGGTFCAGADLKGLTEGRIPRLAPDGDGPMGPSRMRLSKPVIAAVAGYAVAGGLELALLCDLRVMEADAVFGVFCRRWGVPLIDGGTVRLPRLIGMSRAMDLILTGRPVEAQEAMAMGLANRVVPRGKAREAAEALAAKIAAFPWNCVLSDRRSAYEGASLPFDQAMAREFELGMGTVESGETLKGASRFAGGEGRHGSFE; encoded by the coding sequence ATGCTCATCCTCAGTGAAAAGACCGGGGCGATAACCACCATCATCATCAATCGCCCCGAGGTGAAAAATGCCGTGGACAGGGATACGTCCCGGGCTCTGGCCGACGCCTTTCGGGACTTCGAAAGCGATCAAAAAGCCCGCGTGGCCGTGCTGACCGGAGCGGGCGGCACCTTCTGCGCCGGAGCGGATTTGAAGGGGTTGACCGAGGGCCGCATCCCCCGTCTGGCGCCCGACGGTGACGGCCCCATGGGGCCCAGCCGCATGCGTCTTTCCAAGCCGGTCATCGCCGCCGTGGCCGGATATGCCGTGGCCGGCGGACTCGAACTGGCCCTGCTTTGTGATCTGCGCGTCATGGAAGCGGATGCCGTTTTCGGCGTTTTCTGCCGGCGCTGGGGCGTTCCCCTCATCGATGGCGGAACGGTCCGTCTCCCGCGACTGATCGGCATGTCCCGGGCCATGGACCTGATTCTCACCGGACGACCGGTTGAAGCGCAGGAAGCCATGGCCATGGGGCTGGCCAACCGGGTGGTTCCCAGGGGCAAGGCCAGGGAAGCGGCCGAAGCGCTGGCTGCGAAAATCGCCGCCTTTCCCTGGAACTGTGTGCTTTCCGACCGGCGTTCGGCCTACGAAGGTGCCTCCCTGCCATTTGACCAGGCCATGGCCCGCGAATTCGAACTGGGCATGGGCACCGTGGAATCCGGCGAAACGCTCAAGGGGGCCTCGCGTTTTGCCGGCGGCGAAGGCAGGCACGGATCGTTCGAATAG
- a CDS encoding YdbH domain-containing protein, whose protein sequence is MTFRKISLTLFVTGFILFLGLAGLWLLLPGLLENRILPELALKNGIGWRQGCIHHIGLTGFDAGAVVIGRDDEAGLVVDAIHVDYTPWGLYKKRIDGITISGLSLNVSIDDNGVAVRGIEFAKAPASSERLPLESSAASTAPTVDLRNIRLGHATLNLEWRGRKWQIPFDLTARLEPAGRVDAMLTLRPCGEKVMVSARWRLEDARGDVSLRGQSLSLQKMATLAGAVTHALAPDLKAAGMVDIRAGATVRLDPLAVEGLVFSLASDDLNVHLKGIDFAAAAAAGQADKALYVNVQQTDDDRFDIKAGNLTVPSPVAFIVESLSGDVVVQPHVADMSLQAVTRLPASTRSAGHSVLPNKELLLTTAISGRYAAGGDWRLAVSDIPAAGARTPTPLALTWGNVRVDTGVPSYQVRVRGTGGRVRGTGALSVSGIAAGVAGGTVRAGKLVLKGEVAAQNPGGLLSPDASVNIQVSGIDAVAGEAGTASTVRVVIPEIRGRAEMHGRKGSAPIFTGCVDLAESSLAAPAFSVILSGITARIPWEWPVQRAATKGLISVARMQWKHLDMGSLGMTVGQQREGLVIEGHHLNKQLPELSLDFSAGLRFPAGGPLRAQASASLSRPATAAEIDLGRFVEGAAGIHVKGALHGEFEGAYAAEGMHASACAGMDGAAIRIPDRDLAVENLNTEVCFPDLPHVTTGPSQVLTFDRATMGNFNIENGRFHFQMEPHRTLFVEKGRLGWCGGQIRLQPMRITPGIDAYDLRLDCDRLNLAAILEQLAVADARGDGTVNGSIPVSIERGRIHFQDGFLYSTPGDGGRISLHGTDALMAGIPKGTRQYFQVDLAREALKDFDYEWAKLRLVSEKETLRMRLQFNGKPGRILPFEYDETFGGFARVGADSRGSEFQGISLDVNFKVPLNDLLAYRNLLELLR, encoded by the coding sequence ATGACTTTCAGGAAGATATCCTTAACACTCTTCGTCACCGGCTTCATCCTGTTTTTGGGGCTGGCGGGCCTGTGGCTGCTTCTGCCCGGCTTGCTGGAGAACAGGATCCTGCCGGAGCTGGCCCTGAAGAACGGCATCGGCTGGCGCCAGGGATGCATCCACCACATCGGGCTGACGGGCTTCGATGCCGGAGCGGTGGTCATCGGCCGCGATGATGAAGCCGGGCTGGTCGTGGATGCGATCCACGTGGACTACACCCCGTGGGGCCTGTACAAAAAACGTATCGATGGCATCACCATCAGCGGGTTGAGCCTGAACGTGTCGATCGACGATAACGGCGTCGCCGTCAGAGGCATCGAATTCGCCAAAGCGCCGGCGTCATCGGAGCGTTTGCCGTTGGAATCGTCGGCAGCATCGACCGCACCGACCGTCGATCTGCGAAACATCAGGCTCGGCCATGCAACCTTGAATCTCGAGTGGCGCGGCCGAAAGTGGCAAATCCCCTTCGACCTGACGGCCAGGCTCGAACCCGCCGGGAGGGTGGACGCCATGCTGACCCTCCGCCCCTGCGGCGAAAAGGTGATGGTTTCGGCCCGGTGGCGCCTTGAAGATGCCCGGGGGGACGTCTCCCTGAGAGGGCAGTCGCTTTCCCTGCAGAAAATGGCGACCCTGGCCGGGGCTGTTACCCATGCCCTTGCTCCGGACCTGAAGGCTGCCGGGATGGTCGATATCCGGGCTGGTGCGACCGTACGACTGGATCCTCTGGCGGTGGAAGGACTCGTTTTCAGCCTGGCGTCAGACGACCTGAATGTGCATTTAAAGGGCATCGATTTTGCTGCCGCCGCGGCTGCGGGGCAGGCGGACAAAGCCCTGTACGTGAATGTGCAGCAAACCGACGACGATCGGTTCGATATAAAGGCCGGCAACCTGACAGTGCCGTCGCCGGTAGCCTTCATCGTGGAAAGCCTGAGCGGCGACGTTGTCGTGCAGCCCCATGTTGCGGATATGTCCCTGCAGGCCGTTACGCGGCTGCCCGCATCCACCCGGTCGGCCGGGCATTCCGTTTTACCCAATAAAGAGCTGCTTCTGACCACCGCTATCTCCGGGCGCTATGCGGCCGGCGGTGACTGGCGCCTTGCCGTTTCCGATATTCCGGCGGCCGGTGCCCGTACCCCCACGCCCCTGGCACTGACCTGGGGAAATGTCAGGGTAGATACCGGTGTTCCGTCGTACCAGGTGCGCGTGCGGGGAACCGGGGGTCGTGTAAGGGGCACCGGTGCCCTGTCGGTGAGCGGGATTGCGGCCGGCGTCGCCGGGGGAACCGTCAGGGCCGGCAAGCTGGTGCTGAAAGGTGAGGTCGCCGCCCAAAACCCCGGCGGGTTGTTGTCGCCCGACGCATCCGTCAATATCCAGGTATCCGGCATCGATGCCGTCGCAGGGGAGGCTGGAACGGCTTCAACGGTGCGGGTCGTCATCCCGGAAATTCGCGGCCGGGCGGAGATGCACGGCCGCAAGGGATCGGCGCCGATCTTCACAGGATGTGTGGACCTGGCGGAATCCAGCCTGGCGGCGCCGGCGTTTTCGGTCATACTGTCAGGCATCACGGCACGGATACCCTGGGAGTGGCCGGTTCAAAGGGCCGCCACCAAAGGATTGATTTCCGTGGCCCGCATGCAGTGGAAGCATCTCGACATGGGATCCCTCGGCATGACCGTGGGGCAACAGCGCGAGGGCCTCGTTATCGAGGGGCATCATCTCAATAAGCAGCTGCCGGAGCTGTCGCTGGATTTTTCCGCCGGGCTGCGGTTTCCGGCCGGCGGGCCCCTCCGGGCCCAGGCGTCGGCCTCCCTGTCGCGGCCGGCGACCGCAGCGGAAATCGATCTGGGGCGTTTTGTGGAAGGCGCGGCCGGCATCCATGTAAAAGGCGCTCTGCACGGTGAGTTCGAAGGCGCCTACGCCGCCGAAGGAATGCATGCATCCGCCTGCGCCGGGATGGACGGGGCCGCCATCCGCATCCCCGACAGGGATCTGGCCGTGGAGAACCTGAATACGGAGGTGTGCTTTCCGGATTTACCGCACGTGACCACCGGACCCAGCCAGGTCCTGACATTCGACCGGGCCACGATGGGAAACTTCAACATCGAAAACGGCCGCTTCCATTTTCAAATGGAGCCCCACCGGACCCTTTTTGTGGAAAAGGGCCGCTTGGGATGGTGCGGGGGCCAGATTCGCCTGCAGCCCATGCGCATTACACCGGGCATCGACGCATATGATTTGCGCCTGGACTGCGACCGCCTGAACCTGGCCGCCATCCTGGAACAGCTGGCCGTCGCCGATGCCAGGGGCGACGGTACGGTGAACGGCAGCATCCCGGTATCGATCGAGCGGGGGCGCATCCATTTTCAGGACGGTTTTTTGTATTCCACACCCGGCGACGGCGGCAGAATCAGCCTGCACGGCACCGACGCCCTGATGGCGGGCATTCCCAAGGGAACACGGCAGTATTTTCAGGTGGATCTGGCCCGCGAAGCGCTCAAGGATTTCGACTACGAATGGGCCAAGCTCAGACTGGTGAGCGAGAAAGAGACCCTGCGCATGCGCTTGCAATTCAATGGAAAACCCGGTAGGATTTTGCCGTTCGAGTACGATGAAACCTTCGGCGGATTCGCACGGGTGGGGGCGGACAGCCGGGGTTCGGAATTCCAGGGAATCTCCCTGGATGTCAATTTCAAGGTGCCCTTGAACGATCTTTTGGCGTACAGGAACCTTCTGGAACTATTGAGGTGA
- a CDS encoding AI-2E family transporter, which yields MKKDTVSKIVLLMLVVFISALFFAMIRSFLMAVFLAGIFAALAHPLYSRITKGFGGRRAPASGVTILVILLVILLPLVGLFGIVTNQAIKVGGSVKPWIEKQMTEPDALVARLQGLPYAENVMAHREVILKKAGEAVGRISSFFINHLSAFTFGTVNFVFMLFVLLYAMFFLLMDGDKLLYRILYYLPLEDQDERRILEKFTSVSRATLKGTAVIGILQGGLSGIAFAVVGIPSALFWGTIMTVLSIIPGIGTALIWIPAAIILAASGAVYKAAGLALFCAIVVGSLDNILRPALVGRDTQMHELMIFFSTMGGIFMFGVPGIIIGPIIAALFITIWDIYGLAFRDVLPDVRSLKPESVEKVPGEDGASSDEDGS from the coding sequence ATGAAAAAGGATACGGTCAGCAAAATCGTTTTGCTGATGCTGGTGGTGTTCATCTCGGCGCTGTTTTTTGCCATGATCCGCAGTTTCCTGATGGCCGTTTTTCTTGCCGGGATCTTCGCGGCCCTGGCCCACCCCCTTTACAGCCGCATCACCAAAGGGTTTGGCGGCAGGCGCGCCCCGGCTTCCGGGGTGACCATTCTCGTTATTTTGTTGGTGATTTTGCTGCCTCTGGTCGGCCTGTTCGGCATCGTCACCAACCAGGCGATCAAGGTTGGCGGCAGCGTAAAGCCCTGGATCGAAAAGCAGATGACCGAACCCGATGCCCTGGTAGCCAGGCTGCAGGGCCTTCCCTATGCGGAAAACGTGATGGCGCACCGCGAGGTGATCCTCAAAAAGGCCGGTGAGGCCGTCGGCCGGATCAGCAGCTTTTTTATCAATCATCTGTCCGCCTTTACTTTCGGGACCGTCAATTTTGTGTTCATGCTTTTTGTGCTGCTGTACGCCATGTTTTTTCTGCTCATGGACGGCGACAAACTGCTTTACAGGATTCTCTACTACCTGCCACTGGAAGACCAAGACGAGCGCCGCATTCTGGAAAAGTTCACCTCTGTTTCCCGGGCGACCCTCAAGGGAACGGCGGTCATAGGCATCCTGCAGGGGGGGCTGTCCGGCATCGCCTTTGCGGTGGTGGGGATTCCCAGTGCCCTGTTTTGGGGTACGATCATGACCGTGCTGTCGATCATTCCCGGCATAGGAACCGCCCTGATCTGGATTCCCGCGGCGATCATTCTGGCCGCCAGCGGTGCGGTTTACAAGGCGGCGGGTCTGGCGCTGTTTTGCGCCATCGTGGTGGGTAGTTTGGACAACATCCTGCGGCCGGCCCTGGTGGGCAGGGACACCCAGATGCACGAGCTGATGATTTTTTTCAGCACCATGGGCGGTATCTTCATGTTCGGGGTCCCCGGCATCATCATCGGCCCCATCATCGCGGCGCTGTTCATTACCATCTGGGACATTTACGGCCTGGCCTTCAGGGATGTTCTCCCCGATGTCCGCTCGCTGAAACCGGAATCGGTCGAAAAAGTCCCGGGGGAGGACGGTGCCTCTTCGGATGAGGATGGAAGCTAA
- a CDS encoding YdbL family protein gives MKRKHILIQMLILAAVVGIVATAAWGGAREIKARMAARLPAIIELKQKGIVGENNQGLLEFVGSVQEKADVVAEENKDRQAVYKAIAKKTGSSALVVGQRRAKQIAEKADKGEWIQDESGKWTQKM, from the coding sequence ATGAAGCGCAAGCATATCCTTATCCAGATGTTGATTCTGGCAGCGGTTGTGGGCATCGTCGCAACCGCGGCCTGGGGCGGGGCCAGGGAAATCAAGGCCCGCATGGCTGCAAGGCTGCCCGCGATTATCGAACTCAAACAAAAGGGAATTGTCGGCGAGAACAACCAGGGATTGCTCGAATTTGTCGGTAGCGTTCAGGAAAAGGCGGATGTCGTCGCGGAGGAGAACAAGGACCGACAGGCCGTCTACAAAGCGATCGCCAAGAAAACCGGTTCCAGCGCCCTTGTCGTTGGGCAGCGCCGGGCCAAGCAGATCGCGGAAAAGGCCGACAAGGGGGAGTGGATCCAGGACGAAAGCGGCAAGTGGACGCAAAAAATGTAG